In one window of Drosophila innubila isolate TH190305 chromosome 2L unlocalized genomic scaffold, UK_Dinn_1.0 4_B_2L, whole genome shotgun sequence DNA:
- the LOC117780447 gene encoding polypeptide N-acetylgalactosaminyltransferase 2: MRRNIKLIVFVSVIWMFVMVYYFQSSTEKVENRALRLREVATAMQQYQDDVSAGASTARQWAPAANSGIRVSGGGSGADDPGGNVILIGSVKDFERNAVHGLKLNGIVALEETSQGSSTGPLAGRLVMGPSARSGSEVEYFDEAGYIRGGGLRSGEDPYIRNRFNQEASDALPSNREIPDTRNPMCRTRKYREDLPETSVIITFHNEARSTLLRTIVSVLNRSPEHLIREIVLVDDYSDHPEDGLELAKIDKVRIIRNDKREGLVRSRVRGADAAVSSVLTFLDSHVECNEQWLEPLLERVREDPTRVVCPVIDVISMDNFQYIGASADLRGGFDWNLIFKWEYLSPTERAARHNDPTTAIRTPMIAGGLFVIDKAYFNKLGKYDMKMDVWGGENLEISFRVWQCGGSLEIIPCSRVGHVFRKRHPYTFPGGSGNVFARNTRRAAEVWMDDYKQHYYNAVPLAKNIPFGNIDDRLALKEKLHCKPFKWYLENVYPDLQAPEPQEVGQFRQDQTECLDTMGHLIDGTVGLFPCHNTGGNQEWAFSKRGEIKHDDLCLTLVQFSRGSQVVLKSCDDTENQRWIMRDGGLVRHHKINVCLDTRDHNEQGISAQRCNSALSTQRWNFTKYA; encoded by the exons ATGCGTCgcaacattaaattaattgtctTCGTCAGCGTCATTTGGATGTTTGTAATGGTTTATTACTTTCAGTCCAGCACTGAAAAG GTGGAAAATCGAGCGTTGCGACTACGTGAGGTGGCAACAGCGATGCAACAATACCAGGACGATGTATCGGCTGGAGCATCAACAGCTCGACAATGGGCACCAGCTGCCAATTCGGGCATACGAGTGTCTGGCGGGGGCAGCGGGGCAGACGATCCCGGCGgcaatgtcattttaatcggCTCCGTTAAGGATTTCGAACGCAATGCGGTCCATGGCCTCAAGTTGAATGGCATTGTCGCTCTCGAGGAAACTTCCCAGGGCAGCAGCACCGGACCCCTCGCCGGACGCCTGGTCATGGGACCGAGTGCCCGGAGCGGCAGCGAAGTCGAATATTTCGATGAGGCAGGCTACATACGTGGAGGGGGACTGCGCAGCGGAGAGGATCCCTATATCAGGAATCGTTTCAATCAGGAAGCCAGCGATGCTTTGCCCAGTAATCGTGAAATACCCGACACAAGGAATCCCAT GTGCCGCACGAGAAAGTATCGCGAGGACCTCCCAGAGACAAGTGTCATCATTACCTTCCACAATGAGGCGAGGTCGACGCTGCTGCGAACCATTGTCAGTGTCCTTAATCGCAGCCCTGAGCATTTAATACGTGAAATTGTGCTTGTGGATGATTACAGTGACCATC CTGAGGATGGTCTTGAGCTGGCGAAGATCGATAAGGTGCGGATCATTCGCAACGATAAGCGTGAGGGATTGGTGAGATCACGAGTACGTGGAGCAGATGCGGCTGTGAGCAGCGTGTTGACCTTCCTCGACAGCCACGTGGAGTGCAATGAGCAGTGGCTGGAGCCATTGCTGGAAAGGGTGCGAGAGGATCCCACTCGGGTGGTTTGTCCCGTCATCGATGTGATTAGCATGGACAACTTTCAGTATATTGGCGCCTCGGCGGATCTGCGTGGTGGCTTTGATTGGAATCTGATCTTCAAGTGGGAATATCTTAGTCCAACTGAGCGTGCAGCTCGTCACAATGATCCAACCACGGCAATAAGAACACCAATGATTGCCGGAGGTTTGTTTGTCATTGATAAGGCCTATTTCAATAAACTGGGCAAATACGACATGAAAATGGATGTATGGGGCGGCGAGAATCTGGAGATATCGTTCCGAGTCTGGCAATGTGGTGGCAGTCTCGAAATCATACCCTGTAGTCGGGTGGGTCACGTGTTCCGCAAGCGTCATCCCTACACCTTCCCCGGCGGAAGTGGAAATGTGTTTGCCAGAAATACACGAAGAGCCGCCGAAGTTTGGATGGATGACTACAAACAGCACTACTACAATGCGGTTCCCCTGGCCAAGAATATTCCATTTGGCAA CATTGACGATCGTTTGGCTTTGAAGGAGAAATTGCACTGCAAACCGTTTAAATGGTATCTGGAGAACGTATATCCCGATCTGCAAGCACCCGAGCCACAGGAGGTGGGCCAATTTAGACAGGATCAGACCGAATGCTTGGATACAATGGGTCATTTAATAGACGGCACTGTGG GTCTCTTCCCCTGTCACAATACGGGCGGCAATCAGGAATGGGCATTCTCGAAACGCGGCGAAATCAAGCACGACGATCTCTGCCTGACTCTGGTGCAGTTCTCACGTGGTTCTCAAGTAGTGCTCAAGTCATGCGATGATACGGAGAATCAACGCTGGATTATGCGAGATGGTGGCTTAGTGCGGCACCACAAGATCAACGTTTGCCTGGATACGAGGGATCACAACGAGCAGGGAATAAGTGCACAGCGTTGCAATTCGGCTTTGTCAACACAGCGCTGGAATTTCACCAAATATGCGTGA